TGCGACTTCCATAGTGTCATTCTCCTTTTGTTCTGGTTCTAAGTTGTAGGTAAATTAGTTGCAATCTCATAAACGGTTTTACCCTCCAAAATCGTACACAGGACTTTTGTGTTTCGAATGTCGGTTGGCGGTATCGATAACGGGTTTCGGTCGAGAACAATCATGTCGGCTGATTTCCCGACCTGGATTGACCCGGTTATGTTATCCAGATACATCGACCGTGCGCCATTGATCGTAAACAGTTCGATAGCTTGAACGACGTCGAGGGCCTCGCTGGCATTAACTGTCCCTGGATAAACGATATACGGGTTTTGACGGGTAACCATCGCTTCGAGGCTCGGCCACGGATTAAACGACGGTACGACAGGCCAGTCCGTTCCATAGACAGCCAAAGCGCCAGTATCTACCACACTACGAATCGGATACTTGCCATCTGCGCGCTCGGGCCCAATCACCACTTTATCCTGGGTATGAAAATCGGAAGGGAACCACATCATCGGTGAAAATTCTGCTACGGCATCTAGTGCGCAGAAACGATGAATGTCTTCAGGATGAATAAAGGTCGTATGGGCAATCTCATGCTTCAATCCAGAGAACCCGTTTACCGCTCGAGCAGCCTCAATGGCATCCAGTCCGACCCGGATCGCTGCGTCTCCAACGGCGTGCATTTTGACTGTGATACCCATGCTGTCTAAATAAGCGAGATCCTTTTTAAGCTGTTCGGCATCAACTAAAATGTTGTCGTTGGCATCTTCGTCTCCGAGATACGGCTGCATAAAGGCCGCAGTCTTGAATGCAGGGACTCCATCTATAAACATTTTCGCAAAATCCGTGAAAATGTGGGAAGAAGCGTACTTCTTGCGGTCTTCGATCAACGCATACTGCTCTTCCATGCTGATCTCTAATGGCACCTTGTACATAAGGTTGGTAACTACCCGCAAATGAAGTCCGTTTTCATCATCCAGCCGCTTATAGGTCTTCAAGATTTCCCGATCCGTCATCGGTTCTTTAATGCCCGTAATCCCATGGGAATTGAGCTGGTTCACGATCCACTTCACTGCTTCAAAATGTTCTTGCTCACCGCCTTTGGGAAAATGTTTGGCGACAAGCTGTATCGCAGGCAGCTCGATCAAGACTCCTGTTGGCTCTCCACTTTCATCGCGATGGATGTGACCGCCCTCTGGGTCAAAGGTATGGGCGTCGATTCCTGCAATCTCTAATGCCTTACTATTCACCCAAGCATTATGATGGGAGAAGTCATATAAAATGATAGGACGTGAAGAATCAATACCGTCTAACTGGCTTTTGTTTATGTACGGCATTATCTCGGGCTGCCAGTCCACCCCTACAATCCATGGCTTGCTCGGATTATTTTTGGCATATTGTCGGACGCACTCCAAGATGTCTGTTACAGTCATATGAGATTCGCGAGGAAGGTGGCATTCATTTAACGTGGAATAAGACCCCAAATACGCATGTATGTGCATATCATGCAAGCCAGGTAAGACCGTCTTTCCGTTCAAATCAACTACTTCGGTTGTTTGAGAGATCAGCGACTTGATTTCGTCGTTACTCCCCACTGCAACGAACTTTCCCTCTTTCACCGCTACTGCCTCAACGTAGCGATAGCGCGGAACTACACAATAAATCTGTCCATTCAAATAAACCGTATCCGGTGCCACCAAATGAACAACCCCTTCGCAAGAAAGTAGAATCGCAGACAATCAGATAGCTAGCCACCCTCCTTCCCTATCCATACGGGTGCTTGCTTGAGCTTTATTATGACAAAAGCAGAAAACGCTGCCTATTACCCAAAAGGGTGATTTTTGCGCTCGTCTCCCCACCCCGTCTGGCCATGTTGCTGCCAATGGGCGTATATATTATGATTGTGGAAACCTGGTACCATAAGGGGGAAAACAATTTGCTGGATAAGGGCGCATCGAAAACAGATTATTTGAAAGTTCTACAATTTATCGACTCCATTCTGGTTCCCGCAGAGAGTTTTCGCAAGCAGGTATTGCTTTCGCTGTCACAACTATTTGGTTTTAACAGATCTATCTTTTGGACAACTGACAGACAAGGCAATTTATGTGATCCACTCACCTACAACGTGGAGGACCGACTGATCCAAGAATATGTTTCCTATTATTTTCAATTCGATTTGCTACATCCCCAAAAGATTCTTCACCTGATTTCTACCAGCAAGGCTTTGTGGATCAAGGACATCATGTCCTATGAGGAATATGAACAATCTGTTTACTATAAACAATTTATACAAGTATATGGAAACTACGATATGATTAGTGTTTATCTGGAAAAGGAAAACAAATTGGTGGGCGGTATTGGATTGGCACGCTCCAAACAGGAAAAAGGGTTTACAGCTGATGATGCCCAAGTATTGGGGATCCTTGCCAAGCATATTGCCAATACTTTGGCCATGCATACACGTGTGGAAGAGATGGAGAATGAAAAAATACTGTTTGAGACCCATTCCAATATGTCATCCATCGGCATGATTATCGTCGAGCCTCCTGCCTTTATCCGCTATGTGAATCCGGCGGCCCGGGACATTTGCATCGAATTGACCCGTGGGAATACATGGACGAATCCGATCAAAGCCTTTATTGAACAGCTTTTGGCAGACCATTCTACTAACAGGCTCCCTGCTTATGTCACGACAGTCCATTCACCTACACTGCAGGAAGTAACGATACGTGTCCAGCACTCGTTTCAGACTCAATCTGCCTATCAAAGAAAGCTTCAATATGTTATATACCTTGTCCCAAAAAGCAAAATAGCCAGCCGAATTGCATCGCATGACAGTAACAAGCTTGCTCTCCTGACCCCGAAAGAGTGGGAAGTTTACGAGCTTGTGCAGCAAGGATCTACAAACAAGCAGATTTCGGGTGAATTACATATTAGTCTGAATACGGTTAAAAGGCACTTGCAAAATATTTATAAGAAAATGGAAGTAACGAACAGAACGAGCTTGTGTTACAAGATTAACTGGTAGTCATCTTTTTATGACGCAATGATAAGCGCATTCGGCAGGGGATTTTGTCGTATTGTGTCATTCGCAAACATGAATAGGTCAGTTAATTAATGGGATACAGCAACTTCTACACTAAAAAAGCTGTGAATGCATTCGCACTCACAGCATAGGCCTCAATTGATCAGTGCCATCCTCGCTCGGAATCAATAGCGAGTCCATAAACTCTTTAGTCAGGATATACGGTTCATAGGCAAGAGGGACTTTTGTTACCTTGCTCGTCAATTCATCAAGGGCTGCAAGATCATCTACGCCAACTTGATGAACAGATGTTTTTCCCAGTGCAAGAATCGCGACTTTCATTTCTTCCACAAAAGACGTAAGAAAGTTCTCTAAATACTTTGCTGCTTCTTGCTCATCAAATTGAGCAGTTAAACTTCCCGGATAAAAAACAAGTTGAGTAGGAGGTTCCCAAGGAATTGCTTTTGTTACCTGATCATGCGTCATCGCCCAAAGGAGTGCCGTCCCCATATAGACACCATCAACGCCCAACGCAAATGCTTTCAAGCAATCAGATGGCGTGAAGTATCCTCCTCCGCTTAACAAGGTGATTTTTTCTTTCACCCCGCGTTTTTGTAAGTAATGTACGGCACGTGAAACGGCATAAATGGTGGGAATTCCAAAATCGTCCTCCAAGATGGGAGGTCCGCCCTTAGATCCCGCCTGTCCGCCATCGATGCTTACAAAATCAACTCCTGCAAAAATGGCGACTTCTAAATCGGCTTCAATCTTTGCGCTTGCACATATTTTAACTCCAATGGGGATTCCACCAGTAAGGGCGCGGAGATGATCAACTACTTTGCGAAGATCTTGCGGTTTATTGATATCCTTATGCCTGGAAGGAATCACGACATAATCATCATTCTCCACTTTCAAGATTTTTCTGGCTCTTCCCTGAACGTACTCCGAAGGGATAAAACTCCCCGCACCAGCAATAGCTCCTTGCCCGATATGGATTTCGATTGCATCGGCCTGTTTAAGAATTTCTGGCTCTTTTGACCACTTACCGCTGTGGTATTGAATAATTAGATGTTTGGCGTGTTGTCTCTCTTCGGGTAAAAAACCCCCTTCACCCGTATTTGTTAATGTGCCGACTGCAGCGGTTCCTTTTGCAATCGCTATCTTTGTTTTCTCTGACACACCAATCCCATACCCCATTCCCCCTGCCATAATGGGTATTTCCAGCGACAAAGGTTTTTTTGCCTGAGGTCCGATGGTAATCCGCATATCTATATCTACATCTTCAGGGGTGACTAACGTGGCCAGTTGTGCCGGAGAAAAGATAAGTCCATCGTAAGTAAGAAATTTACGCGGACTCCCAAACGGTCTTTCAATGACTGCCCCTTCTGAAGCTCGCAAGCTATTTTCAATCAAAATTCTTGGTGGCAGGCGAGTTAAAGCCGTTACCATTTCCCAAATGTTTTCGGGATACCGTTCATTCATGAGCCGCTTCGTGAATCGGCCAATGATCCATTGCAGCAATGACCTGGAAAAAATGAGCGCTAGAATTCCTGAAAATAGAATGGCTGTCATTGTACCCGTAAATGATCCGATGTCAAAAGACATCCATTTACTTCCCATTATACTTCTCCCCTTCGATACCGTTAGCAAAAGCGTACATGCAGATAAGAATGATCCATGCGCAGGTTAGCGATAGTAGCCGATTTTCAAGAATTTTGTGTTTTACCATCGCTTGGCTTACCGCAGTATCGTTTTCTTTTTTTCCTGCTTGTAGTATAAGCCAGTTAGACAAGTTTACTCTCACAAAAACGTCGTTGAGCAATAGTCAAAATAATTAATCAGAACGATAGCCGCCATTGCAATGGCTTTCAATGGTTTTGATCCATAATTGCAGGGAGATTTACTGATCTTCCCAGATGAGGCAGAGTACATCCTGAGACAAACAGATGCTCAGGTGCGGAAGGCTAACGGCGAAAAATGCAAAAGGAGCTGTCCCAGTGCGACAAGCTCCTAGAAATCCATTTGATTAATATTTGAATCATCGAAGACCCTGCCGTTCAATATTCATATGAATGCTGTATAGCTCTTCTCTGTATTTTTCGATTTCAAAATCCGGAATCTGCCACAGAATGGCTTTCAAATTCTAGTACAATCTCTATTGCCTTAAATGGGAGAGGAAGTTTGGAACTAAATAACCTAGGTTTGTCGCTGTTTGATTAGAAGTAGTCATTGTATAATTCTTGCTGCTGTTCCTCTGCAATGGTCTGTAAGTCATATGCGTTAATTCGAAACAACTGATAATCGCCAATTTCCGCTTTTTTTGCGGCAAGCTTACTCAAAAATTTCGGGGAGCCTTCGTTTTCTTCATCGTAAACTAACAAGATACCATCTGAATTCGATAGCAAGAATTTGTCTTTCTCTCCAAGCTGCCATACTCCTTGGTAAGGTGTTTGATAGACACTATTGATATAATCGGCTTGCGTCACAATATTTCGGTAGTAATCCTGTGTCTCTTCTTTCCACTTTTCCTCTTGATTCAAAAACGGAGTAATTACCGCTAGTTTTAGATGTGGATACTCCTTCTTTAATTCCAGAACAGTTTCGGCTGCCCACATTTCTACCCCGAGTTGGCCAGATATGATGACCCATTCCAATTCTTCCTCAAGGAATCTTACGAGTTCCCGCTTCAGTGCTTTCTTAATAATGGCTAACCCCGGATTTTTTTCATCGAAAATGCCAAGCTCGTGAGCCTTGTATCCTGAAACAAATAAACGTTTTAACATGTTGCCACCTCTAGTTTAAAAGAACGCTAGCAGATAATAGATTTCTTTTTCTTATCTTATCACAAATGATGTGTTCTAACTGTCGATTTTCATTCTACCTACTCTTCGACCTTACCTGTCAGGGCATTGATATTTTTACCGTTACCATTAATTGAATAGGCAAGGACCGGTTTGGCTAACCTCTCACCATTAATGAATGGGTAGATGTATTGCAGTTCCATGGGCTGTGCCAGCACCGCCTTGGCTGCTGTATCTATGGAGACAGCCTTCCTCTTATCCGGGAGCTTGGCGGGCTTTGGGTCGAGTTGTTGATGGTACTTGGTGATTTTCCCCGTGACTCCATTTACACCAATACCAATGCTTCGTCCGTATTCCAGCGGAAGTCCCTCAACAGATGTCACAAACCCTACTTCATACTCATGTGCATTCTGCGTATTAGGATTCACCTTGTAGTAGAACTCCTTTTCTTCGTGTTTGAGATATGGTTGCAGGAACTGAACAGCTTTCTCAAGAGCCTGCTTTTCCGACAATGTTGGCTTCCCTTTTTTGGGTTCGGCGTTCGAATAGCTTATAAAACCGATCACGACGCCATCCTTCGTAAACAAAACCTCATTTTCATCAGGGGAAACATAGACTCTTTCCTTCTCGTCTCTGACGCCGTTGAAGGTACTACCATTCAGGCTGATACCAAACTCGCTTTCATAAATCCGAATTGCCTCCTGCTCATTCTTCACCTTTACTACCTTTCCACCAGGTGTGAGGGAGATTGGGTTCCACCTCCAGGTTATGTATTGCCGATCAGGGATCAACTCAGCTCCTGTTACTGCGTCCAAATAATGGGAGCCTACAGTGTCGTAGACGAGATCGGTTTTATTTTCACCAAGGATGTACATGAGTTGCAGTTGAGGTGGGATAAAGGGACTGAGCTGATCTTTCTTCATCGCCTGGGCTGGAGGGAGGAAGTCAGCTGGATTGATGTTTGTCAGCGTGTTTTCTCCTGCCATAAGGCCGGTTACCTGTCCCGCACTGTTTACTGCCACCTGAAACTGATCACCAACTACCTCAATGCCATTTACATAGCGACTATAGATGACATCGCCTGCATCAAGCCGCGTTACCTTGTACAGGCTGCGCATTTCACCGATCCACCCCTCCATGAAGGTATCGGCGCTCTTATAGGCCAGCTTGTCATCAGGAATTTCAAAATCCTTGTCATGCAAAAAAAACGAAAGTAGTTTCCCGGTTTCTGCATGGATATAGGCTCTGGCAAAGATTTCATT
The window above is part of the Brevibacillus antibioticus genome. Proteins encoded here:
- a CDS encoding amidohydrolase — protein: MSAILLSCEGVVHLVAPDTVYLNGQIYCVVPRYRYVEAVAVKEGKFVAVGSNDEIKSLISQTTEVVDLNGKTVLPGLHDMHIHAYLGSYSTLNECHLPRESHMTVTDILECVRQYAKNNPSKPWIVGVDWQPEIMPYINKSQLDGIDSSRPIILYDFSHHNAWVNSKALEIAGIDAHTFDPEGGHIHRDESGEPTGVLIELPAIQLVAKHFPKGGEQEHFEAVKWIVNQLNSHGITGIKEPMTDREILKTYKRLDDENGLHLRVVTNLMYKVPLEISMEEQYALIEDRKKYASSHIFTDFAKMFIDGVPAFKTAAFMQPYLGDEDANDNILVDAEQLKKDLAYLDSMGITVKMHAVGDAAIRVGLDAIEAARAVNGFSGLKHEIAHTTFIHPEDIHRFCALDAVAEFSPMMWFPSDFHTQDKVVIGPERADGKYPIRSVVDTGALAVYGTDWPVVPSFNPWPSLEAMVTRQNPYIVYPGTVNASEALDVVQAIELFTINGARSMYLDNITGSIQVGKSADMIVLDRNPLSIPPTDIRNTKVLCTILEGKTVYEIATNLPTT
- a CDS encoding LuxR C-terminal-related transcriptional regulator; protein product: MLDKGASKTDYLKVLQFIDSILVPAESFRKQVLLSLSQLFGFNRSIFWTTDRQGNLCDPLTYNVEDRLIQEYVSYYFQFDLLHPQKILHLISTSKALWIKDIMSYEEYEQSVYYKQFIQVYGNYDMISVYLEKENKLVGGIGLARSKQEKGFTADDAQVLGILAKHIANTLAMHTRVEEMENEKILFETHSNMSSIGMIIVEPPAFIRYVNPAARDICIELTRGNTWTNPIKAFIEQLLADHSTNRLPAYVTTVHSPTLQEVTIRVQHSFQTQSAYQRKLQYVIYLVPKSKIASRIASHDSNKLALLTPKEWEVYELVQQGSTNKQISGELHISLNTVKRHLQNIYKKMEVTNRTSLCYKINW
- a CDS encoding FMN-binding glutamate synthase family protein, encoding MGSKWMSFDIGSFTGTMTAILFSGILALIFSRSLLQWIIGRFTKRLMNERYPENIWEMVTALTRLPPRILIENSLRASEGAVIERPFGSPRKFLTYDGLIFSPAQLATLVTPEDVDIDMRITIGPQAKKPLSLEIPIMAGGMGYGIGVSEKTKIAIAKGTAAVGTLTNTGEGGFLPEERQHAKHLIIQYHSGKWSKEPEILKQADAIEIHIGQGAIAGAGSFIPSEYVQGRARKILKVENDDYVVIPSRHKDINKPQDLRKVVDHLRALTGGIPIGVKICASAKIEADLEVAIFAGVDFVSIDGGQAGSKGGPPILEDDFGIPTIYAVSRAVHYLQKRGVKEKITLLSGGGYFTPSDCLKAFALGVDGVYMGTALLWAMTHDQVTKAIPWEPPTQLVFYPGSLTAQFDEQEAAKYLENFLTSFVEEMKVAILALGKTSVHQVGVDDLAALDELTSKVTKVPLAYEPYILTKEFMDSLLIPSEDGTDQLRPML
- a CDS encoding DUF1273 domain-containing protein, with the protein product MLKRLFVSGYKAHELGIFDEKNPGLAIIKKALKRELVRFLEEELEWVIISGQLGVEMWAAETVLELKKEYPHLKLAVITPFLNQEEKWKEETQDYYRNIVTQADYINSVYQTPYQGVWQLGEKDKFLLSNSDGILLVYDEENEGSPKFLSKLAAKKAEIGDYQLFRINAYDLQTIAEEQQQELYNDYF
- a CDS encoding YcdB/YcdC domain-containing protein translates to MTTQRRYPVLASCVLTATLLLSPVSGTVMANQAGNQQAAAHLQENQLSEKAQRTEQKLQMLFPALDDTSRDITLETKDQPVYNIGYEKNNEIFARAYIHAETGKLLSFFLHDKDFEIPDDKLAYKSADTFMEGWIGEMRSLYKVTRLDAGDVIYSRYVNGIEVVGDQFQVAVNSAGQVTGLMAGENTLTNINPADFLPPAQAMKKDQLSPFIPPQLQLMYILGENKTDLVYDTVGSHYLDAVTGAELIPDRQYITWRWNPISLTPGGKVVKVKNEQEAIRIYESEFGISLNGSTFNGVRDEKERVYVSPDENEVLFTKDGVVIGFISYSNAEPKKGKPTLSEKQALEKAVQFLQPYLKHEEKEFYYKVNPNTQNAHEYEVGFVTSVEGLPLEYGRSIGIGVNGVTGKITKYHQQLDPKPAKLPDKRKAVSIDTAAKAVLAQPMELQYIYPFINGERLAKPVLAYSINGNGKNINALTGKVEE